GCAACAGCACCATGATCATCATCTCGCACGACCGGCATTTTCTGAATAGCGTCTGCACTTACATGGCGGACATGGACTACGGCGAACTGCGCGTTTATCCGGGCAATTACGACGATTACATGACCGCCTCGACCCAGGCCCGCGAACAATTGCTGGCGAGCAACGCGAAGAAAAAAGCCCAGATCGCGGAACTGCAGACCTTCGTCAGCCGCTTTTCGGCCAATGCCTCCAAGGCCAAGCAGGCCACCTCGCGCGCCCGGCAGATCGAAAAAATCAAGCTTGATGAAGTGAAGCCGTCCAGCCGGGTCAATCCGTTCATCCGTTTCGACCAGACCAAAAAACTGCACCGACTGGCGCTGGAGGCCGAAGGTTTGAGCAAGGGTTATGGTGCGGAGCCGTTATTCAAAGACCTGAACCTGATGATTGCGGTCGGCGAGCGGGTCGCGGTAATCGGCCCGAACGGCATCGGCAAATCGACGCTGCTGCGCACGCTGGTCGGCGACCTGGAGCCGGACACCGGCCTCGTCAAATGGTCGGAAAACGCGGAAGTGGGCTATTATGCCCAGGATCATGCCGAAGATTTTGCCGAAGACCTCTCGCTGATCGAATGGATGGGCCAGTGGCGGAAGGAAGGCGATGACGATCAAACGATACGCGGCACGCTCGGCCGGATGCTGTTCTCGCAGGACGAAATCAAAAAATCGGTCAATGTCCTTTCCGGCGGCGAACAGGGGCTGATGCTGTTCGGCAAACTGATCCTGCAAAAGAACAACATTATGGTACTGGACGAGCCGACCAACCACCTCGACATGGAATCGATCGAATCGCTGAATACCGCGCTGGAAAACTACCCCGGCACGCTGATTTTCGTCAGCCACGACCGGGAGTTCGTGTCCTCGCTGGCGACCCGGATCATCGAGCTGACGGCGAACGGCATCGTCGATTTCAACGGCAATTATGAAGATTATCTGGCCAGTCAAAACCTGTCCTAATATCGCTGTTTGGGTTGCGCTTTGCGCAATCCGACTTTGATTTCTCCGATGCACCGGGTTAATTATGAACGATTACATACTCCTCCTGCACCTCCTGGCAGCCACAATCTGGACCGGCGGACATCTGGTTCTGGCCATTACGATTCTTCCCAGAGCACTGAAGGAGAAATCGCCCACGGATTTATTACGCTTCGAAGCCGGTTACGAAAAGGTGGGAGTCCCGGCGCTCGCGATTCAGGTAGTCACCGGATTACTGTTGGCCCATAATATCATGCCGGACATTGCCATGTGGTTCAGCTTCGACAACCCCCTATCGCGATTGATTTTACTAAAACTCGGTTTACTCTTGGCGACCCTCCTGTTTGCCATAGATGCAAGGCTGAGAATCATCCCGAATCTGACTGAGGAGAACCTGATGCCTCTGGCGTATCACATTATTCCCGTGACGGTGATTTCCGTTCTTTTTGTCATCGTGGGAGTGTCATTTAGAACCAGCGGGCTACTTTAATTCGGGATAAGCCATTATATCCGAGGCAGCTCTGTAGGGCGTTTTCGCGATAGCAAAACGCCAACAGGCTTCAAAGAGGCGGATTGCCTTCGGCGAATCCGCCCTACAAG
The genomic region above belongs to Methylomicrobium agile and contains:
- a CDS encoding ABC-F family ATPase — protein: MLTTANITMQFGAKPLFENVSVKFGDGNRYGLIGANGCGKSTFMKILSGELEPTSGNVSIGPDERLGILRQDQFAYEEFSVIDTVIMGHKELWEVKKERDRIYSLPEMSEEDGLKVADLENEFAEMDGYTAESRAGELLLGLEIPREQHGGPMSAVAPGWKLRVLLAQALFADPDIMLLDEPTNNLDINTIRWLENVLNERNSTMIIISHDRHFLNSVCTYMADMDYGELRVYPGNYDDYMTASTQAREQLLASNAKKKAQIAELQTFVSRFSANASKAKQATSRARQIEKIKLDEVKPSSRVNPFIRFDQTKKLHRLALEAEGLSKGYGAEPLFKDLNLMIAVGERVAVIGPNGIGKSTLLRTLVGDLEPDTGLVKWSENAEVGYYAQDHAEDFAEDLSLIEWMGQWRKEGDDDQTIRGTLGRMLFSQDEIKKSVNVLSGGEQGLMLFGKLILQKNNIMVLDEPTNHLDMESIESLNTALENYPGTLIFVSHDREFVSSLATRIIELTANGIVDFNGNYEDYLASQNLS
- a CDS encoding CopD family protein, with the translated sequence MNDYILLLHLLAATIWTGGHLVLAITILPRALKEKSPTDLLRFEAGYEKVGVPALAIQVVTGLLLAHNIMPDIAMWFSFDNPLSRLILLKLGLLLATLLFAIDARLRIIPNLTEENLMPLAYHIIPVTVISVLFVIVGVSFRTSGLL